The following are encoded together in the Bactrocera neohumeralis isolate Rockhampton chromosome 6, APGP_CSIRO_Bneo_wtdbg2-racon-allhic-juicebox.fasta_v2, whole genome shotgun sequence genome:
- the LOC126763495 gene encoding replication protein A 32 kDa subunit, with protein MDISVGSSTTQNGASGGGAAAEGIAPVFIKQILYSPEGNFSLYGITFGMVSCVCIVRSIDVSSTKITYSLEDHSGQIEAHYWLEEGDSTKAPDIMLNHYVKLFGSVRTQGSQKMLMVFKMIAIMNSNEVCTHVLEVLNARYKSEEFASKGSDTYATNADSMNFNSKTSGDDSLGLEGKQLAVLQAVKNNISTEGISRKELQQKFNHISGNELNSLIEFLISEGHIYSSFDADHFVSSE; from the exons atggatATATCCG TTGGTTCATCAACAACTCAAAATGGTGCAAGCGGAGGTGGCGCTGCGGCTGAA GGTATAGCTCctgtttttattaaacaaatcttATATTCGCCTGAGGGGAATTTTAGCCTGTATGGGATAACTTTTGGAATGGTATCATGTGTATGCATCGTTCGTTCTATTGATGTGTCTTctacaaaaattacatattcCTTGGAGGACCATTCAGGTCAGATAGAAGCACATTACTGGCTAGAAGAAGGTGACTCAACCAAAGCTCCTGACATTATGCTCAATCATTATGTCAAGCTGTTTGGTAGTGTAAGGACACAAGGCTCACAGAAAATGTTAATGGTTTTTAAAATGATTGCAATAATGAATTCTAACGAAGTTTGTACTCATGTATTGGAAGTGCTGAATGCTAGGTATAAATCTGAAGAATTCGCTAGTAAAGGAAGTGATACGTACGCTACAAATGCTGATTCGATGAACTTTAACTCCAAGACTAGTGGAGATGATTCTCTTGGTTTGGAAGGAAAACAGCTGGCAGTTTTACAAGCCGTTAAGAACAATATAAGTACGGAAGGTATCAGCCGCAAagaattgcaacaaaaatttaatcatATCAGTGGAAATGAACTAAA CTCCCTTATCGAGTTTTTGATATCAGAAGGTCATATATATTCCAGTTTCGATGCAGACCATTTTGTTAGTTCGgagtaa